TCGTGCGCACCAGTACTTCACTGCGTTGCCTGTCTTGGCCGGAGCGATGTGCCTCCCTCAGGGCCACACCAAGGGTGACCACAGCCAGGATGGCAAGAGTCAAGATCATGAAGAGCTTGGAAGGCGGCAACGCGTGAAGCGCGATCATGCCGCACCGCCATGCAAGGCCCTCATGGCCCTTCGGAAAATCGTGACGACCAGCAGCACGACAATCCCGGCCATCGCGACATGAAGCCAGACTCCTCGCGGCGCTCCGCTCGCAAGGGCCAGGGCCAAAAGGCCAAAGGCCGCGGCGCGATCACTCTTGCCCATGGGGCCGTCATATCGCCGGCCGCCCCCGAACTGGACTCCGAGAATCCCGACCATCTCGCTGAGCGCCGCCAGCACCACGGCCATCACGACCAACGGCGCCGGGCACCCCGGCACCGCGGACAGAGGCAGATACAGCGCCGCGTCGGAGACCACGTCGCCCAGTTCGTTCAGCATGGCGCCCACATCGGACTCCATTCCGTGCTCCCGCGCCAGCATTCCATCCAGCGCATTGAGGGCCATCCGCACGAACAAGGTGCACGGAACAACCGAAAGGGCCCATCTTTCCCCTGCGGAGAGCCAGACAAGACTGCCCGCCGCCGCAGACAGAACCATGGCCGCGACAGTGACCTGATTGGCAGTCACCCCGTGGGCCGCCAAAAATCGGCAGGCGGGGCGGAGCATACTCTGAAACCGGGATTTCAACGCATAGACGGTCATGGCAGAACTCATCGCCGACCCTACGCGCAAAAACGCACAGTTCAGCTGGTTGTCATGAGCGGGAGAGACGATTCCGTCCCGTGCTTGCGTCGAGACAGTGCAAAGGAATTTATTAAATCACAATCAGGATAACTGCCTATTTTAAAAGAAGAATATATAATATGCATTGTGGAATTCCACTGAAATCGACTAGGCATTTCGGGAAGAAGCACCCGGCCCCTGGAATTCATCGGCATGGGCATCCGTCCGTCGCTACCGGTGCCGAATGAAGTAGGCATGACCGAGAATC
This region of Desulfomicrobium escambiense DSM 10707 genomic DNA includes:
- a CDS encoding CDP-alcohol phosphatidyltransferase family protein; protein product: MTVYALKSRFQSMLRPACRFLAAHGVTANQVTVAAMVLSAAAGSLVWLSAGERWALSVVPCTLFVRMALNALDGMLAREHGMESDVGAMLNELGDVVSDAALYLPLSAVPGCPAPLVVMAVVLAALSEMVGILGVQFGGGRRYDGPMGKSDRAAAFGLLALALASGAPRGVWLHVAMAGIVVLLVVTIFRRAMRALHGGAA